AAAAACACTAACTATCAGACATGGTAGAATAAATCCAGTACGTTTCATTTCCCTTCTCCCTTTGAATATGTTTACCCCAAACAGTAATCAACAACCTGACAAACAAACAGCCCACAAGTGACAATGATTAGTATGATGGCAATTTTTCATACCCCTACTCTATCAACCCATGTTCTTTTGCCCAGGCAAAAATATCCTTATACATCTGTCGTCCTTTTTCTAATCCCACCTTATGTCCAACCCCACTGTACACGATATTGTCTATCTGTACACCACTGCTTTGCAAATCTTCGATTATCTCTAGCTGCGTAGCTAAATCGAGTTCATCAAGCTCACCATTAATGTAGAGAATCGGTGATTTGACTTTCTTTAGATCTTGTGCGGGATTATATCGTAAGTAGGAACTCCAGAACCGGTAACTGTGACCAAGAAACTCTTTTGTAACATTATCCGGGTCAGCATATATGGTTTCGATACGTGACCTGAGCTCTTCAGCACTTTCAATTCCCCACTGCTGAGAGCGTCCGATGGCATGCTCAACAGAAAAGAGCAGATCCTCTTCAAACGTGCTTACGCTCCCGGCCATTGCAACATATCCTGTTATAAGCGCCCCACGCTCGGCCGCGATCTGCGGAGCAAGCATTGTCCCTTCAGAATCGGCCATAATAAGAATTTCTTTGATACCACGCTCTAAAAGATCATCTATTACTGTGTTTAGATCATGAAGTCTCTGATAGCGATTATTGGTGATA
This genomic interval from Chitinispirillales bacterium ANBcel5 contains the following:
- a CDS encoding prolyl oligopeptidase family serine peptidase, with the translated sequence MKLFLVKMSVLACIVALPLVFTGCSRTITLDFRRYVVEGETGDVTYYVGYNDETNYERVLLFIRGSGMFPASKDFGMGAEASLFGYQIVYPQKSDVFDEQEYFITNNRYQRLHDLNTVIDDLLERGIKEILIMADSEGTMLAPQIAAERGALITGYVAMAGSVSTFEEDLLFSVEHAIGRSQQWGIESAEELRSRIETIYADPDNVTKEFLGHSYRFWSSYLRYNPAQDLKKVKSPILYINGELDELDLATQLEIIEDLQSSGVQIDNIVYSGVGHKVGLEKGRQMYKDIFAWAKEHGLIE